A region of Polyangiaceae bacterium DNA encodes the following proteins:
- a CDS encoding ATP-binding cassette domain-containing protein, translating to TLRRGLSCPECARPLEPPRPGLFSYESPIGACAECRGFGRTIGIDLGKVIPDPRRTLKQRAVRPWAGKSTTWERSELAKLCRRHGIPLDVPWGELAAEQRQLVIGGDGSWDDGYFPGVLGWFRWLETRTYKMHVRVLLSRYRSYDVCLRCNGRRLSDTALAYQVGGRDIAELHAMEIRKARQILAELETHTGQGELARRELESRLAYLERVGLGYLTLDRQARTLSGGEAQRVTLTAALGTSLHNALFVLDEPTVGLHPSDVESLTSIFSELALRHNTVLVVEHDPALIRAADRVVELGPGAGSDGGRIVADGPPERVVELGGATRRAVLPEPRPARPARAPRGALKVSGASANNLKDVEVELPLGVLVAITGVSGSGKSTLAVDVVYRTLARHFGALDVEAPGAHTGIEGVELLKSVALVDQAPLGRTSRGNAATYTKAWDVVRALFAKEPEARARQLSAAHFSFNVQGGRCDACAGEGFETVEMQFLADVRLVCPVCRGRRFKEEVLAVRQRGKSIAEVLELTVSEALEHFPDVAIKRALGPVARLGLGYLRLGQPLSTLSGGEAQRLKLARVLADDHRGALLILDEPSAGLHADEVRAVLGALDVILEGGGSVFVVEHDLDVIGAADFVVDLGPGAGADGGEIVATGTPAELRRLGTRTALALAAHGRPLSPSRRALQPAAERALSVERAREHNLRDVSVSIPHGALSVVTGPSGSGKSTLAFDVIFAEGQRRFLETLTPYARQFLPTMPRPDVDRVTGVPPSIALEQRTQRAGALSTVATVTEVAHYLRLLFAKLGVPHCPEHDEPIAGTSADAVYALVRAEKAGFELCAPVVRARKGLYLDVFTAAARAGIERAHCDGELVSTEEPPRLKKTREHTIDLIMGSVDKPRALSRELFERTLGWGGGAVKLRHADGSERLLSTKSACPRCGLAVPELDPRWFSFNTAQGRCATCEGSGSIERPAPRRRGKRPPPPPSFEVCQDCGGSRLSPMPRAVRVNDQRYHEVVRRSVAQALGLVKGWRFSGDARKIATPVMTELVRRLEFLVEVGLDYLSLDRSAATLSGGEMQRLRLAAQLGAGLTGALYVLDEPTIGLHPRDTRRLLDNLKNLVSIGSTVVVVEHDADTIRAADYLVDLGPGGGARGGRVMAAGPPREVLENRDSPTARVLRAPAEVRQGLGVGRAVPYLELLGACENNLKDVDLRVPHGRLCVVAGVSGSGKSTLVRKVLLPALRSALGLSSEPAGAHSKLTGLGSLARAVAVDQSPIGRTPRSVPATFLGIWDELRRIYARTPDAQVAGFSASRFSFNTPNGGRCPTCEGQGVISHEMSFLPDVVTPCPACGGKRFEPRTLDVTYQGLSIGDVLDLTAEEAALVFEHHPSIAQPLRTLTDLGAGYVHLGQGSHTLSGGEAQRLKLSAELTASVRHLPTLYVLDEPTTGLHLADVSKLVAVLSRLVERGDTLVVIEHHPLVIAGADWVVELGPDGGERGGRVVAEGPPAKIAGRKTPTGSVLREVFGAPAAPGKQNDSAAERTANPL from the coding sequence CACGCTGCGTCGTGGGCTCAGCTGTCCCGAGTGCGCGCGACCGCTCGAGCCGCCGCGGCCCGGGCTGTTCTCTTACGAATCCCCCATCGGCGCCTGCGCGGAGTGCCGCGGCTTCGGCCGCACCATCGGCATCGATCTGGGTAAGGTGATCCCCGATCCGCGCCGCACGCTGAAGCAGCGCGCGGTCCGCCCCTGGGCCGGCAAGTCCACCACCTGGGAACGCTCCGAGCTCGCGAAGCTGTGCCGGCGCCACGGCATTCCCCTGGACGTGCCCTGGGGTGAGCTCGCCGCCGAGCAACGCCAGCTCGTCATCGGGGGCGATGGTAGCTGGGACGACGGGTACTTTCCCGGCGTGCTCGGCTGGTTCCGCTGGCTCGAGACGCGCACCTACAAGATGCACGTGCGCGTGCTGCTCTCGCGCTACCGCTCCTACGACGTGTGCCTTCGCTGCAACGGGCGGCGCCTGAGCGACACGGCGCTCGCCTACCAGGTGGGTGGGCGCGACATCGCGGAGCTCCACGCCATGGAGATCCGGAAGGCGCGACAGATCCTGGCGGAGCTCGAGACGCACACCGGGCAAGGCGAGCTCGCGCGGCGCGAGCTCGAGAGCCGGCTGGCGTACCTGGAGCGCGTGGGGCTCGGCTACCTGACCCTCGATCGCCAGGCGCGCACCCTGTCCGGCGGCGAAGCCCAGCGCGTCACGCTGACCGCAGCGCTCGGCACATCGCTCCACAACGCGTTGTTCGTGCTCGACGAGCCCACCGTGGGCCTGCACCCGAGCGACGTCGAGAGCCTGACCAGCATCTTCAGCGAGCTGGCGCTGCGGCACAACACGGTGCTGGTGGTCGAGCACGATCCGGCGCTGATCCGCGCGGCCGATCGCGTGGTCGAGCTGGGCCCCGGTGCCGGTAGCGACGGAGGACGCATCGTCGCCGACGGCCCGCCCGAGCGCGTGGTGGAGCTCGGGGGTGCCACGCGCCGAGCCGTGCTGCCCGAGCCCCGCCCCGCGCGGCCCGCGCGCGCGCCGCGCGGAGCGCTGAAGGTGTCTGGCGCGAGCGCGAACAACCTGAAGGACGTCGAGGTCGAGCTGCCGCTCGGCGTGTTGGTCGCGATCACCGGAGTCAGCGGCTCCGGCAAGAGCACGCTGGCGGTGGACGTGGTTTACCGGACGCTGGCGCGCCACTTCGGCGCGCTCGACGTCGAGGCCCCGGGCGCCCACACCGGCATCGAGGGAGTCGAGCTCTTGAAGAGCGTGGCGCTGGTCGATCAAGCGCCGCTCGGTCGCACCTCGCGCGGCAACGCGGCGACCTACACCAAGGCCTGGGACGTGGTGCGAGCTCTGTTCGCCAAGGAGCCCGAGGCGCGCGCGCGGCAGCTCTCGGCGGCCCACTTTTCGTTCAACGTCCAGGGCGGTCGCTGCGACGCTTGTGCCGGGGAGGGCTTCGAGACCGTCGAGATGCAGTTCTTGGCGGACGTGCGCCTGGTGTGCCCCGTGTGCCGAGGCCGGCGCTTCAAGGAGGAGGTGCTGGCGGTGCGCCAGCGCGGCAAGAGCATCGCGGAGGTGCTGGAGCTGACGGTGAGCGAGGCGCTCGAGCACTTCCCCGACGTGGCCATCAAGCGCGCGCTCGGACCCGTCGCGCGCCTGGGCCTGGGCTACCTGCGGCTCGGGCAACCGCTCTCGACGCTGTCGGGGGGCGAGGCCCAGCGGCTCAAGCTGGCGCGCGTGCTCGCCGACGATCACCGCGGCGCGCTCTTGATCTTGGACGAGCCGAGCGCAGGGCTGCACGCCGACGAGGTGCGTGCGGTGCTCGGCGCGCTGGACGTGATCCTCGAGGGCGGCGGCAGCGTCTTCGTGGTGGAGCACGACCTGGACGTGATCGGTGCCGCGGACTTCGTCGTCGATCTGGGGCCCGGCGCCGGCGCCGATGGCGGGGAGATCGTTGCCACGGGCACGCCGGCCGAGCTCCGAAGGCTGGGCACGCGCACGGCGCTGGCGCTCGCGGCCCACGGCCGACCGCTCTCTCCCTCGCGCCGCGCTCTCCAGCCGGCCGCGGAGCGCGCGCTCTCGGTCGAGCGTGCGCGCGAGCACAACCTCCGCGACGTGAGCGTGAGCATTCCCCACGGCGCGCTCAGCGTGGTGACCGGCCCCAGCGGCTCCGGCAAGAGCACGCTGGCGTTCGACGTGATCTTCGCCGAGGGCCAGCGTCGCTTCCTGGAGACGCTCACGCCTTACGCGCGGCAGTTCCTGCCCACCATGCCCAGGCCCGACGTGGACCGGGTGACGGGCGTGCCGCCGTCCATCGCCCTCGAGCAACGCACCCAACGCGCCGGCGCGCTCTCCACCGTCGCCACGGTGACGGAGGTCGCCCACTACCTGCGTTTGCTCTTCGCCAAGCTCGGCGTCCCGCACTGCCCGGAGCACGACGAGCCCATCGCCGGCACCAGCGCGGACGCGGTGTACGCCCTCGTGCGGGCCGAGAAGGCCGGCTTCGAGCTCTGTGCGCCGGTGGTGCGCGCCCGCAAGGGCCTGTACCTGGACGTGTTCACCGCCGCGGCGCGCGCCGGCATCGAGCGGGCCCACTGTGACGGGGAGCTCGTCTCCACCGAGGAGCCCCCGCGGCTGAAGAAGACTCGCGAGCACACCATCGACCTGATCATGGGAAGCGTGGACAAGCCCCGCGCGCTCTCGCGCGAGCTGTTCGAGCGCACGCTCGGCTGGGGTGGGGGTGCCGTGAAGCTCCGACACGCTGACGGCAGCGAGCGACTGCTCTCGACCAAGAGCGCCTGCCCGCGCTGTGGGCTCGCGGTGCCGGAGCTCGATCCGCGCTGGTTCTCGTTCAACACCGCGCAGGGGCGCTGCGCGACGTGCGAGGGGTCCGGCTCGATCGAACGACCGGCGCCGCGGCGCCGGGGCAAGAGGCCGCCGCCGCCGCCCAGCTTCGAGGTTTGCCAGGACTGCGGCGGTTCCCGCCTGTCGCCCATGCCGCGGGCGGTGCGCGTGAACGACCAGCGCTATCACGAGGTGGTTCGGCGCTCGGTCGCCCAGGCGCTGGGCCTGGTGAAGGGCTGGCGCTTCTCGGGCGACGCCCGGAAGATCGCGACGCCGGTGATGACCGAGCTGGTCCGTCGGCTCGAGTTCTTGGTCGAGGTCGGCCTCGACTACCTCTCGCTGGATCGCTCGGCAGCCACGTTGTCCGGCGGCGAGATGCAGCGCCTGCGCCTGGCGGCGCAGCTCGGCGCCGGGCTGACGGGGGCGCTCTACGTGCTCGACGAGCCGACCATCGGCCTGCACCCTCGCGACACGCGGCGCCTGCTCGACAACCTGAAGAACCTGGTGAGCATCGGCTCCACGGTGGTCGTGGTCGAGCACGATGCGGACACGATCCGCGCCGCGGACTACCTGGTCGATCTCGGCCCCGGCGGCGGCGCTCGTGGCGGCAGGGTCATGGCCGCAGGACCTCCGCGGGAGGTGCTCGAGAACCGGGACTCTCCCACCGCTCGCGTCCTCCGGGCCCCCGCGGAGGTTCGCCAGGGCCTCGGAGTGGGCCGCGCAGTGCCCTACCTCGAGCTCCTGGGCGCGTGCGAGAACAACCTGAAGGACGTCGACCTCCGCGTGCCGCACGGGCGGCTGTGCGTGGTGGCGGGCGTCAGCGGCTCCGGCAAGAGCACGCTCGTGCGCAAGGTGCTGCTCCCCGCGCTGCGGAGCGCGCTCGGCCTGAGCAGTGAGCCGGCGGGTGCGCACTCGAAGCTCACCGGGCTCGGATCGTTGGCGCGGGCCGTGGCGGTCGATCAGTCGCCAATCGGGCGCACGCCCCGCTCGGTCCCCGCGACGTTCCTCGGCATCTGGGACGAGCTCCGGCGCATCTACGCCCGCACACCCGACGCGCAGGTCGCCGGTTTCTCGGCCTCGCGCTTCTCGTTCAACACGCCCAACGGCGGGCGCTGCCCGACCTGCGAAGGGCAGGGCGTGATCAGCCACGAGATGAGCTTCTTGCCCGACGTGGTCACCCCGTGCCCCGCCTGTGGCGGCAAGCGCTTCGAGCCGCGCACCCTCGACGTGACCTACCAGGGGCTCAGCATCGGCGACGTGCTCGACCTCACCGCCGAAGAGGCCGCGCTGGTGTTCGAGCACCATCCGAGCATCGCCCAGCCGCTCCGCACGCTCACGGATCTGGGCGCCGGCTACGTTCACCTGGGACAAGGCTCGCACACGCTGTCCGGTGGCGAGGCGCAACGCTTGAAGCTCTCGGCCGAGCTCACCGCCAGCGTCCGCC